The Hemiscyllium ocellatum isolate sHemOce1 chromosome 19, sHemOce1.pat.X.cur, whole genome shotgun sequence genome has a segment encoding these proteins:
- the LOC132824822 gene encoding LOW QUALITY PROTEIN: verrucotoxin subunit beta-like (The sequence of the model RefSeq protein was modified relative to this genomic sequence to represent the inferred CDS: inserted 1 base in 1 codon; substituted 2 bases at 2 genomic stop codons) has product MAEGDNDIFEMLTLGKNLFYQCSVTLWDMDDLLKNLDVQPKRNPNFSIICSDSIEEKASHLNVEASLKASFLGGLVEVGGSAKYLQDSKSSKQQARXTLNYQAATCFEQLTMSQLGPKNIAYPSVFEXGSATHVATAMLYGAQAFFVFDPEYSCNDNTHVVKXNLQGMIQKIQFLNNEGKGFLQISDDEKKSIKNFNCTFYVDFFAHSEPSELPRCPECLFNTSSVTRRCWKDTFRVWLYRLKMLDSKAAQIGREVSVGLVNWCQLLFDQFLDIEMRCNDLIKSKAASEFSKIKAKILMFKGKCREYQTIFKKDLVKVLTTIRGTGEEESLLVNILQQREESPFSNKSLTAWMEKGEKEINTVGGYLTMFQGVDILTSSQLDKYLTDPMIKHVVCFTFTSLWCEDIYLQELSNYLKTSWTLTVSGHTSQTNTSQLSEDWFSLGSISQK; this is encoded by the exons AAATCTATTTTATCAATGCAGTGTCACGTTATGGGACATGGATGACCTCTTGAAGAACCTTGATGTCCAACCCAAGCGCAACCCAAACTTCAGCATTATTTGTTCAGACTCGATTGAGGAGAAAGCGAGCCATTTAAATGTTGAAGCCTCACTCAAGGCCAGCTTCCTGGGGGGACTGGTAGAGGTGGGCGGCTCTGCCAAATATTTGCAGGACAGCAAGTCATCAAAGCAGCAAGCCC GTACCTTGAATTACCAAGCAGCAACCTGCTTTGAGCAGCTGACTATGAGTCAGTTAGGGCCCAAGAATATTGCCTACCCATCTGTCTTTGAATAAGGTTCGGCGACTCACGTTGCCACTGCCATGTTATATGGGGCTCAGGCATTCTTTGTGTTTGACCCAGAATATTCCTGCAATGACAACACGCATGTAGTAAAATGAAATCTGCAGGGGATGATTCAAAAGATCCAATTCCTCAATAACGAGGGAAAGGGTTTCTTGCAAATCTCAGATGATGAAAAGAAAAGTATTAAGAATTTCAACTGCACATTTTATGTTGATTTTTTTGCTCATTCGGAACCTAGTGAGCTACCAAGATGCCCTGAATGTTTATTCAACACTTCCTCAGTTACTAGGCGATGTTGGAAGGACACCTTCAGAGTCTGGTTGTATCGTCTGAAGATGTTGGATTCAAAAGCTGCTCAGATTGGGCGAGAGGTTAGTGTTGGACTGGTCAATTGGTGTCAGTTACTCTTTGACCAATTTCTTGACATAGAGATGAGATGTAATGATCTTATTAAAAGCAAAGCTGCCAGTGAATTCTCCAAGATAAAGGCAAAAATCCTCATGTTCAAGGGAAAGTGCCGAGAATACCAAACTATCTTTAAGAAAGACCTGGTGAAAGTGCTGACAACTATCCGGGGAACAGGAGAAGAGGAAAGTCTTCTAGTCAATATTTTGCAACAGAGAGAGGAATCACCATTCAGCAACAAATCACTGACAGCTTGGATGGAGAAGGGGGAGAAGGAGATAAACACAGTGGGCGGATATCTAACTATGTTTCAAGGTGTAGATATTCTGACCTCCAGCCAATTGGATAAGTACTTGACAGATCCAATGATTAAACATGTTGTCTGCTTTACCTTCACTTCATTGTGGTGTGAAGATATCTATTTACAAGAACTATCCAACTACCTCAAGACCTCATGGACTTTAACAGTATCAGGCCACACATCGCAAACTAACACAAGTCAACTGAGTGAAGATTGGTTCTCTCTCGGATCAATCTCccagaaatga